One window of Bos indicus isolate NIAB-ARS_2022 breed Sahiwal x Tharparkar chromosome 18, NIAB-ARS_B.indTharparkar_mat_pri_1.0, whole genome shotgun sequence genomic DNA carries:
- the LOC109571841 gene encoding LOW QUALITY PROTEIN: cationic amino acid transporter 3-like (The sequence of the model RefSeq protein was modified relative to this genomic sequence to represent the inferred CDS: inserted 2 bases in 2 codons; substituted 1 base at 1 genomic stop codon), translating into MLCQDVHQFGQKLVRRRPLEPRAWAESHLSRCLNALDLVALGVGSTLGAGVYILAGEVAKNKXGPASIICFLVATLTTVLPGLCYAELGARVPSTGSVYLYSYITMEQLCAFIIGWDLILSLFIGERSVSRAWSYAFDSLTGKNHISQALQRVFSQYMPAYLATYPDFLALALVLLLMGVLILGARQSALVTKLFTGINTSVLIFIIVSGFIKGDLHNWNLTEQDYRSNTSGCNDTYSLGPLGSGGFLPFGFEGILHGAATCVSAFLGFDIIATTGGGALNPLCSIPLSIMIMIFICFLAYYSGVSAVLTLMVPYYLIHPVSPLPQAFFHVGWDPARYVVAVGTLCALSSNLVGVLFPMPHVIYSMADDGLLFRXLAQIYTHTRTAVKATLVSGILAAVMALLFELSDLVELSSIGTLLACIVVAYSVLVLRYQPDQNVSKNEKAKNEIEICECDTSSLDPVPEAGTSWILKRLCDPSHTPTHTQKSGQIVYGCAFLLVLLLIILSLVLAQWPSQVFSGDPVLTTVAVLLLLLITGVTIIIWRQPQDPSPLPFRVPALAVLPLVSIFMNVYLMMQMASGTWALFGVRNVIGSVTYLGYGIXHSLENNEPQPPASTTQNLDKNIPGAGSS; encoded by the exons ATGCTGTGTCAGGATGTTCACCAATTTGGTCAGAAGCTAGTCCGCAGGAGGCCATTGGAACCCAGAGCATGGGCTGAGAGTCACCTGTCTCGTTGTCTGAACGCTCTTGACCTGGTGGCCTTGGGTGTGGGCAGCACTCTGGGGGCTGGAGTGTACATCCTGGCTGGAGAGGTGGCCAAGAACA CTGGACCAGCTAGCATCATCTGCTTCTTGGTGGCCACCCTGACTACTGTATTGCCTGGACTCTGCTATGCTGAGTTGGGGGCCCGGGTACCAAGCACTGGTTCTGTATATCTCTACAGCTACATCACCATGGAACAGCTGTGTGCCTTCATCATTGGCTGGGACCTCATACTGTCCTTGTTCATTGGTGAG CGCAGTGTTTCCAGGGCCTGGAGCTATGCCTTTGACAGCCTCACTGGGAAGAACCACATCTCTCAGGCATTACAGAGGGTTTTCTCTCAGTATATGCCTGCCTACCTGGCCACGTACCCAGACTTTTTGGCACTGGCCCTGGTGCTGCTGCTTATGG GAGTACTGATTCTGGGAGCTCGTCAGTCAGCCCTGGTTACTAAACTGTTCACAGGCATCAACACTTCAGTTCTCATCTTCATCATCGTCTCTGGCTTCATTAAGGGAGACCTGCACAACTGGAACCTCACAGAACAGGACTACAGATCGAACACATCTGGATGCAATGACACCTATAG CTTGGGACCTCTGGGTTCTGGAGGGTTTCTGCCTTTTGGCTTTGAAGGGATTCTCCATGGAGCAGCAAcatgtgtctctgcttttcttggtTTTGACATCATTGCCACTACAG GGGGAGGAGCCCTGAATCCTCTTTGTTCCATCCCCTTGAGCATCATGATCATGATCTTCATCTGCTTTCTGGCGTACTACTCTGGTGTCTCAGCAGTGCTCACCCTCATGGTGCCCTACTACTTGATTCACCCTGTGAGCCCCTTGCCGCAGGCTTTTTTCCATGTTGGGTGGGACCCTGCCAGATATGTTGTGGCTGTTGGCACCCTCTGTGCTCTTTCATCCAA CCTAGTGGGTGTCTTGTTCCCTATGCCCCATGTGATCTACTCAATGGCAGATGATGGGCTCCTTTTCC GACTTGCCCAGATCTACACCCACACCCGTACCGCTGTCAAAGCCACCTTGGTTTCTGGAATTCTTGCAG CGGTCATGGCATTACTCTTTGAGCTCAGTGACCTTGTGGAACTCTCTTCAATTGGGACCCTGCTCGCTTGCATCGTGGTGGCTTATTCTGTTCTTGTTCTCAG ATACCAGCCAGACCAGAACGTAAGCAAGAATGagaaagcaaaaaatgaaattgagatTTGTGAATGTGACACGAGTTCTTTGGACCCTGTACCAGAAGCAGGAACCTCATGGATTCTAAAGAGACTATGTGACCCTagccacacccccacacacacccagaaaTCTGGCCAGATTGTCTATGGATGTGCCTTCCTGCTTG TTCTCCTGCTGATAATCCTGAGCCTGGTCCTGGCCCAGTGGCCCAGCCAGGTGTTCTCTGGAGACCCTGTGCTCACAACagtggctgtgctgctgctgctgctcatcaCTGGGGTCACAATCATCATCTGGAGGCAGCCCCAGGACCCCTCTCCTCTTCCATTCAGG GTCCCTGCTCTGGCTGTCCTCCCACTGGTCAGCATCTTCATGAATGTTTACCTGATGATGCAGATGGCGTCTGGGACCTGGGCCCTATTTGGGGTCAGGAATGTGATTG GATCTGTCACATACTTAGGATATGGGATCTGACACAGCTTGGAGAACAATGAGCCACAGCCACCAGCCTCCACCACCCAGAATCTGGACAAAAACATCCCTGGTGCTGGTTCATCTTAA